In bacterium, the sequence GTTATTGGTTCAGAAGGTCCTTTTAGAATAAATTTTCCTGTTTTCTCATACTTTTTAAATGGAGATGGTTCACTGTAACTTGCATATGGAGCAATTTTACCGTTTTCTGAAAGAAGATTTATTACACTTAAAACAAATTCTGTATTTCCTGTGGTATCAATAATAAAGTCAACTCCTTTTCCATTTGTTATCTCTTTTACTTTTTCAATTTTTTCATTTTCTGTATTTATTATAAAATCTGCTCCTATTTTTTTTATATGTTCAAGTGTTTTTGAATTTCTTCCAGCAACTATAACTGGAAAGCATCCAATCAATTTTGAAAAATAAACCAAACTCATTCCAACAGGTCCTGAACCAAGAATTAACAATGAATTTTCAAATTTACAGCCAATATTTAATAAAAAACTTGCTGTTTCTTTAAGTGTTATAAAAATTGTTGCATCAAAAGGAGAAATATTTAATTCTTCGGGTATTTTCTGTTGATAAACTGTATAATGATTTATTTCTTTTTCTTTATTATCTTCCTTCATCGCCTT encodes:
- a CDS encoding zinc-binding dehydrogenase, encoding MKAAITEGKGDVKIKEVSIPEINDYQCLCKTLACATCTGTDLKIIDGKMFWCKNYPVILGHESVGVVIKKGKKVRYIKEGEIFLRTTCVYPGEKIDLYWSAIGGFSEYGKITDIKAMKEDNKEKEINHYTVYQQKIPEELNISPFDATIFITLKETASFLLNIGCKFENSLLILGSGPVGMSLVYFSKLIGCFPVIVAGRNSKTLEHIKKIGADFIINTENEKIEKVKEITNGKGVDFIIDTTGNTEFVLSVINLLSENGKIAPYASYSEPSPFKKYEKTGKFILKGPSEPITHNYILKLTEMNILKPSLFYSHILPFEEIEYGFQLIRKKEAFKIVFKMEV